A stretch of Oncorhynchus mykiss isolate Arlee chromosome 14, USDA_OmykA_1.1, whole genome shotgun sequence DNA encodes these proteins:
- the LOC110488756 gene encoding fibroblast growth factor 13 isoform X3: MSGKVAKPKEDKDASKEPQLKGIVTKLYSRQGFHLQLQADGTIDGTKEEDNGYTIFNLIPVGLRVVAIQGVQTKLYLAMNSEGFLYTSEHFTPECKFKESVFENYYVTYSSMIYRQQQSGRGWYLGLNKEGEIMKGNHVKKNKPAAHFLPKPLKVAMYREPSLHDLTEFSRSGSGTPTKSRSASAVLNGGKTVSQNEST; this comes from the exons aacccCAGTTGAAGGGGATCGTGACGAAGCTGTACAGTCGACAGGGCTTCCACCTGCAGCTGCAAGCAGATGGCACCATCGACGGGACGAAGGAGGAGGACAATGGCTACA CCATATTCAACCTCATTCCAGTGGGGCTTCGAGTGGTGGCCATCCAGGGAGTTCAGACCAAGCTCTACCTGGCCATGAACAGCGAGGGCTTCCTGTACACATCA gAACACTTCACCCCGGAGTGCAAGTTCAAAGAGTCAGTGTTTGAGAACTACTACGTGACCTACTCCTCCATGATCTACAGACAGCAGCAGTCTGGTAGGGGCTGGTACCTCGGGCTGAATAAAGAGGGGGAGATAATGAAGGGAAACCACGTGAAGAAGAACAAGCCAGCAGCCCACTTCCTCCCCAAGCCTTTGAAAG tggcCATGTACAGGGAACCCTCCCTCCACGACCTGACAGAGTTTTCGCGCTCCGGCAGCGGCACGCCAACCAAGTCCCGGAGTGCCTCGGCCGTGCTCAACGGAGGCAAGACGGTGAGCCAGAATGAGTCCACGTAG
- the LOC110488756 gene encoding fibroblast growth factor 13 isoform X4: protein MHRSKTFPLRKSASEPQLKGIVTKLYSRQGFHLQLQADGTIDGTKEEDNGYTIFNLIPVGLRVVAIQGVQTKLYLAMNSEGFLYTSEHFTPECKFKESVFENYYVTYSSMIYRQQQSGRGWYLGLNKEGEIMKGNHVKKNKPAAHFLPKPLKVAMYREPSLHDLTEFSRSGSGTPTKSRSASAVLNGGKTVSQNEST, encoded by the exons aacccCAGTTGAAGGGGATCGTGACGAAGCTGTACAGTCGACAGGGCTTCCACCTGCAGCTGCAAGCAGATGGCACCATCGACGGGACGAAGGAGGAGGACAATGGCTACA CCATATTCAACCTCATTCCAGTGGGGCTTCGAGTGGTGGCCATCCAGGGAGTTCAGACCAAGCTCTACCTGGCCATGAACAGCGAGGGCTTCCTGTACACATCA gAACACTTCACCCCGGAGTGCAAGTTCAAAGAGTCAGTGTTTGAGAACTACTACGTGACCTACTCCTCCATGATCTACAGACAGCAGCAGTCTGGTAGGGGCTGGTACCTCGGGCTGAATAAAGAGGGGGAGATAATGAAGGGAAACCACGTGAAGAAGAACAAGCCAGCAGCCCACTTCCTCCCCAAGCCTTTGAAAG tggcCATGTACAGGGAACCCTCCCTCCACGACCTGACAGAGTTTTCGCGCTCCGGCAGCGGCACGCCAACCAAGTCCCGGAGTGCCTCGGCCGTGCTCAACGGAGGCAAGACGGTGAGCCAGAATGAGTCCACGTAG
- the LOC110488756 gene encoding fibroblast growth factor 13 isoform X2 has translation MAAAIASSLIRQKRQAREREKSNACRCVSSPNKTKQCENKPSRLSMFSRVKLFGSKKRRRRRPEPQLKGIVTKLYSRQGFHLQLQADGTIDGTKEEDNGYTIFNLIPVGLRVVAIQGVQTKLYLAMNSEGFLYTSEHFTPECKFKESVFENYYVTYSSMIYRQQQSGRGWYLGLNKEGEIMKGNHVKKNKPAAHFLPKPLKVAMYREPSLHDLTEFSRSGSGTPTKSRSASAVLNGGKTVSQNEST, from the exons ATGGCTGCAGCGATAGCCAGCTCCCTTATTCGGCAGAAAAGGCAGGCGAGGGAGCGGGAGAAATCTAATGCCTGCCGCTGCGTTAGCAGCCCGAATAAGACAAAGCAATGCGAGAACAAACCCAGTCGGTTGTCTATGTTCTCTCGGGTCAAACTCTTCGGCTCCAAGAAGAGGAGACGGAGGCGACCAG aacccCAGTTGAAGGGGATCGTGACGAAGCTGTACAGTCGACAGGGCTTCCACCTGCAGCTGCAAGCAGATGGCACCATCGACGGGACGAAGGAGGAGGACAATGGCTACA CCATATTCAACCTCATTCCAGTGGGGCTTCGAGTGGTGGCCATCCAGGGAGTTCAGACCAAGCTCTACCTGGCCATGAACAGCGAGGGCTTCCTGTACACATCA gAACACTTCACCCCGGAGTGCAAGTTCAAAGAGTCAGTGTTTGAGAACTACTACGTGACCTACTCCTCCATGATCTACAGACAGCAGCAGTCTGGTAGGGGCTGGTACCTCGGGCTGAATAAAGAGGGGGAGATAATGAAGGGAAACCACGTGAAGAAGAACAAGCCAGCAGCCCACTTCCTCCCCAAGCCTTTGAAAG tggcCATGTACAGGGAACCCTCCCTCCACGACCTGACAGAGTTTTCGCGCTCCGGCAGCGGCACGCCAACCAAGTCCCGGAGTGCCTCGGCCGTGCTCAACGGAGGCAAGACGGTGAGCCAGAATGAGTCCACGTAG